Proteins encoded by one window of Cryptococcus gattii WM276 chromosome K, complete sequence:
- a CDS encoding Hypothetical Protein (Similar to TIGR gene model, INSD accession AAW46313.1) codes for MTSTIMTPTSPTTPQKHLSYHSYHVQSTSSSLLTHSGSPAQIPGSVHRPSRSMGHLHNILGHGDPGHPSVKGKGIDKTEVDDRRRSVDSPGVRRLGRRSETLPDWLVKGKEKGNVKDMNLPENPKQWAPSELAQYLAHELRTGGPDGTGRILPAPLILDIESWVLRQRVSGKVFLDGSSEGWGSNTSRAPPFIPLLQTIARRLRRRSLLDPHSLPNSQFTRSPTLLEEDENSYDDGPTEVRRMAKAYDARSYASGVSFISDDEGELPQLVAQHTGDSVIERWRRWEETGEALKPSEHEEYIQGYGRKRNLSDASSLSSVSHGSVMSERVGRTSPPLQELLKEMGEKLDDEGQDMGGATIKVPLKAMNPLVSPDELFHKPATPEPLQQYELLVGKSEPPDSKFQSTSERRSIRSLTSVTSALEHTAQTSGLNVPAESDSKEVTPSATPSKAKVSPPNEILTTGGHFSQNVNRYATLGKSSINRRHPHQLLSLERNDGDASEQDEGNDEGHWATARKVTLKPTRAAARNLSKADIKPTDKDKEEKEKKMEEQVAQLMERIKGLEERLQATTSSGTSLPVVPASVPPKEKKFSLLDFPGSDKDGDDGLPRRIKELPVYLFLAGVGVGAIMVGVILRRR; via the exons ATGACAAGCACCATAATGACACCGACATCCCCAACCACACCTCAGAAGCACCTGTCATACCACTCCTATCACGTCCAGAGcacatcctcttctctcctcaCCCACTCCGGTTCGCCAGCTCAGATCCCGGGATCAGTGCACAGACCTAGTCGGAGTATGGGACACCTCCACAATATTTTGGGGCACGGAGACCCGGGGCACCCCAGTGTGAAAGGGAAGGGGATAGATAAAACCGAAGTGGACGATAGACGTCGAAGCGTGGATAGCCCCGGCGTCAGGAGGCTAGGAAGAAGGAGCGAGACTTTACCCGACTGGCTAGTcaaaggaaaagagaaaggaaacGTGAAAGACATGAATTTGCCCGAGAATCCTAAGCAATGGGCTC CATCTGAGTTAGCCCAGTACTTGGCGCATGAATTACGCACAGGCGGTCCAGATGGTACAGGCAGGATTTTACCCGCGCCACTGATACTGGATATTGAGTCTTGGGTGCTGAGGCAACGTGTGTCTGGAAAGGTCTTCCTGGACGGTAGCTCAGAGGGATGGGG GAGTAACACATCAAGAGCACCTCCATTTATACCCCTCTTGCAAACGATTGCTCGTCGCCTGCGGCGAAGATCACTCCTAGATCCCCATTCCCTACCTAATTCTCAGTTCACTCGGTCGCCAACACTCttggaggaagatgaaaatTCGTACGATGACGGGCCAACAGAAGTAAGACGGATGGCAAAGGCCTACGATGCCCGTTCATATGCTTCTGGTGTAAGCTTCATCAGTGACGATGAGGGCGAACTCCCACAACTTGTCGCTCAACATACTGGGGACAGCGTTATCGAGCgttggaggagatgggaaGAGACCGGAGAGGCACTCAAACCATCGGAGCATGAAGAGTACATCCAAGGGTATGGGAGAAAAAGGAATTTATCTGATGCTTCAAGTTTATCAAGCGTTTCGCATGGCTCTGTAATGTCTGAAAGAGTCGGAAGGACGAGTCCACCATTGCAGGAACTGTTGAAGGAAATGGGGGAAAAattggatgatgagggcCAAGACATGGGAGGGGCCACCATCAAAGTACCTCTAAAGGCCATGAACCCCTTGGTTTCCCCTGATGAGCTATTTCATAAGCCGGCTACGCCTGAACCTTTACAGCAATATGAACTCCTGGTGGGCAAATCCGAGCCTCCTGATTCAAAATTTCAATCTACTTCTGAAAGACGCTCTATTCGCAGTCTAACTTCGGTCACCTCTGCACTTGAGCACACAGCGCAAACTTCTGGCTTGAATGTGCCAGCCGAATCGGATTCAAAAGAAGTCACTCCGTCCGCGACCCCATCCAAAGCTAAAGTATCACCGCCCAACGAAATTCTCACCACAGGAGGGCATTTTTCTCAGAATGTGAACCGTTATGCTACACTTGGCAAATCATCCATCAACAGACGACATCCGCATCAGTTACTGTCATTGGAACGCAATGATGGAGATGCTAGTGAGCAAGACGAGGGCAATGATGAAGGACACTGGGCAACGGCTAGGAAGGTCACACTAAAGCCCACTCGAGCTGCGGCTCGCAATTTGTCAAAAGCAGATATCAAACCAACAGATAAAGAtaaggaagagaaagagaagaagatggaagagcAGGTGGCGCAGCTCATGGAAAGAATCAAGGGTTTAGAAGAGAGATTACAAGCCACCACTTCATCCGGCACCTCACTTCCTGTAGTTCCAGCCAGTGTACCGCCCAAAGAAAAGAAGTTCTCCTTGCTGGACTTTCCCGGCTCGGACAAGGATGGGGACGATGGTTTACCGAGAAGGATCAAAGAATTGCCCGTGTATTTATTTTTGGCTGGAGTGGGTGTCGGGGCGATTATGGTTGGGGTAATTCTTAGGAGGCGATAA
- a CDS encoding Hypothetical protein (Similar to TIGR gene model, INSD accession AAW46312.1; CNK01550), producing the protein MLSFKTLLNKTRTIFSRSRNVMAHNLPERSSLDGQWEIISKSPSILYECLQAFPPLEVDVSPGDCSALGLGLNSGLQTGGLRHGVKLSDKSSLRRAKRKCKDTLQSPSKGSVSAVPTSKKSFFKSIKVHRPKSKKNMNQTETLSNEAEFGQVAAAPVHTVNPKTKTRTRKHDFGLFKGSLIGYHSKMSPSENTENDELVADLAPRLYFTPLPTIFESGGRNQPIASAVLEEDENPTILVLKSTCVPLN; encoded by the exons ATGCTTTCTTTTAAAACCCTCCTTAACAAAACTAGAACTATATTCTCACGTTCTCGAAATGTCATGGCCCACAATCTTCCAGAAAGATCATCTTTAGATGGGCAGTGGGAAATCATTTCCAA AAGCCCGTCCATCCTCTATGAATGCCTTCAAGCCTTCCCCCCTCTTGAAGTTGACGTAAGCCCAGGCGACTGCTCCGCTTTGGGATTGGGCTTAAACAGTGGCCTGCAGACAGGTGGCTTACGACATGGCGTAAAGCTCAGCGACAAAAG TTCGCTCAGGCGTGCCAAGCGTAAGTGCAAGGATACCCTGCAATCACCCTCTAAAGG TTCTGTCTCTGCTGTTCCAACTTCCAAAAAGAGTTTCTTCAAATCTATCAAGGTCCACCGGCCAAAATCCAAGAAGAACATGAACCAGACTGA GACATTGTCCAATGAGGCTGAGTTCGGTCAAGTCGCCGCTGCACCCGTCCACACAGTCAATCCCAAGACCAAAACCCGCACAAGGAAACATGATTTTGG GTTATTCAAAGGCTCTCTTATCGGCTATCACAGTAAAATGAGTCCATCTGAAAATACGGAGAACGACGAACTGGTTGCTGACCTAGCCCCGAG GTTGTACTTCACCCCCTTGCCCACTATCTTCGAGAGTGGAGGCCGGAACCAGCCTATTGCATCCGCAGTTctggaagaagacgagaaTCCAACGATCTTAGTCCTTAAGTCTACGTGCGTCCCCTTGAACTAG